From the Lolium rigidum isolate FL_2022 chromosome 2, APGP_CSIRO_Lrig_0.1, whole genome shotgun sequence genome, one window contains:
- the LOC124686014 gene encoding signal peptidase complex catalytic subunit SEC11A-like, translating into MKIRSFLTEGITFLLVALVSLMLIPKGAMLVTGVESPAMVVISGSMEPALKKGDMLFVHNMSNEPIREGEIVIFRVPGGEHPIVHRVIKVRQLRDTGEIQILTKGDNNSVDDRFLYAEGQLWLQPQDIIGRVAGHLPYVGWPNVFIVETFKLSCKVSVFLLI; encoded by the exons ATGAAGATCCGCAGTTTCCTCACCGAAGGCATCACGTTCCTCC TTGTTGCTCTTGTGTCGCTCATGTTGATACCCAAGGGAGCGATGCTGGTAACCGGCGTTGAGTCGCCGGCGATGGTGGTTATATCGGGGAGCATGGAGCCGGCGCTTAAGAAGGGAGATATGCTGTTTGTGCACAACATGAGCAACGAACCAATCCGAGAAGGAGAGATCGTTATTTTCAGAGTTCCCGGCGGTGAACATCCAATCGTCCATCGTGTGATCAAG GTTCGTCAGCTCCGTGACACTGGAGAAATTCAGATCCTCACAAAAGGGGACAATAATTCAGTGGACGACCGATTCCTCTACGCGGAGGGGCAGCTGTGGCTTCAGCCGCAGGACATTATCGGACGGGTCGCAGG GCATCTGCCGTATGTTGGATGGCCTAATGTCTTCATCGTCGAAACCTTTAAG CTCTCATGCAAAGTTTCCGTTTTTCTGCTTATTTAG
- the LOC124689262 gene encoding signal peptidase complex catalytic subunit SEC11A-like, whose product MKIRSFLTEGITFLLVALVSLMLIPKGAMLVTGVESPAMVVISGSMEPALKKGDMLFVHNMSNEPIREGEIVIFRVPGGEHPIVHRVIKVRENRDTGEIQILTKGDNNSVDDRFLYADGQLWLQPQEIIGRVAGHLPYVGWPNVFIIETFKRFGGEGGELSSRPWQSEGRGEDYLRATSGRGDQARPVLLAAARDLQTTSVRGGSIQQGKRKGGVE is encoded by the exons ATGAAGATCCGCAGTTTCCTCACCGAAGGCATCACGTTCCTCC TTGTTGCTCTTGTGTCGCTCATGTTGATACCCAAGGGAGCGATGCTGGTAACCGGCGTTGAGTCGCCGGCGATGGTGGTTATATCGGGGAGCATGGAGCCGGCGCTTAAGAAGGGCGACATGCTGTTTGTGCATAACATGAGCAACGAACCTATCCGAGAAGGAGAGATCGTTATTTTCAGAGTTCCCGGCGGTGAGCATCCAATCGTCCATCGTGTGATCAAG GTCCGTGAGAACCGTGACACTGGAGAAATTCAGATCCTCACTAAAGGGGACAATAATTCGGTCGACGACCGATTTCTCTACGCAGACGGGCAGCTGTGGCTTCAGCCGCAGGAAATTATTGGACGGGTCGCAGG CCATCTGCCGTATGTTGGATGGCCTAATGTCTTCATCATCGAAACCTTTAAG AGATTTGGGGGAGAGGGGGGCGAACTCAGTAGCCGGCCATGGCAGTCGGAGGGGCGGGGAGAGGATTACCTGCGCGCGACATCGGGTCGGGGAGATCAAGCTCGCCCCGTCCTCCTCGCTGCTGCTCGCGACCTGCAGACAACATCTGTGAGGGGCGGGTCGATTCAGCAGGGGAAAAGGAAGGGCGGCGTCGAGTGA
- the LOC124691337 gene encoding trichohyalin-like, producing the protein MRGYEYETNGYRRPAEDEYEDEYYSQDEYEEEGSGYAEEEEEAPPEGQQEFLQIRERLKEEIRQKALGAGASTAGRKSSSNDRRPPPPANFGSFFGPSKPVISQRVIEERKSMKEIQNTAPRERRPPGKDIPSSSSVQAKTNGFHQKKKIVNEVKKKAEALKDNRDYSFLLSDDADIPSPPKEKPSARPALTQKSDRELMHSAVKSRAPISQPTRLPNGYGPNNNKSSTQRQPESKLESKRKEAFPSRERAVDNGRRHSVDRNGSSQASGSKSASQKFPSKGHITNKPSMKEVDEQSLRKDHLARKQILSPNGRPQPSQSQRTQSASHGQRPHQSSQSQRPQQSSQSQRPHQSSQSQRPVQSSQSQRPVQSSQSQRPVQSSQSQRPVQSSQRDRPQQSSQSQRLQQSVQRQRPPQSSQLQSSQSQRQLPQSHRPQQPLQRQRPLSSQGHYPEQRRVQPNGLRPAERQPSRQVSANGIRDDRAKKKQLGKRRFDDEIDDEEDPMAMIRNMFRYDPSKYAGRDDDDSDMEADFATIEMEEKRSARIARQEDEEELRRIEEEERRAEERKRRKVGNGR; encoded by the exons ATGAGGGGCTACGAGTACGAGACCAAT GGTTATCGTCGGCCAGCAGAGGATGAGTATGAAGACGAGTACTATAGTCAGGATGAGTACGAGGAGGAAGGTTCGGGAtatgctgaggaggaggaggaagcgccgCCCGAGGGCCAGCAGGAGTTCCTGCAGATTAGAGAGCGCTTGAAGGAGGAGATTAGGCAGAAGGCACTCGGTGCTGGTGCCAGCACAGCTGGGCGCAAGTCTTCCTCCAATGATAGAAGACCACCGCCGCCAGCCAA TTTTGGCTCCTTCTTTGGGCCATCCAAGCCGGTGATTTCCCAGCGAGTGATTGAAGAGAGGAAGTCAATGAAAGAGATACAGAACACAGCGCCTAGAGAACGAAGACCTCCTGGA AAGGACATCCCATCATCTTCGAGTGTGCAAGCTAAAACAAATGGATTTCACCAGAAAAAGAAGATTGTTAATGAG GTGAAAAAGAAGGCCGAGGCACTTAAGGATAACCGGGACTATTCATTTCTACTCTCGGATGATGCTGATATTCCATCTCCTCCAAAGGAAAAACCTTCGGCTAGGCCTGCCTTGACTCAGAAGTCTG ACCGCGAGTTGATGCATTCAGCAGTGAAGAGCAGGGCACCAATAAGTCAACCTACCAGATTGCCAAATGGTTATGGGCCGAACAACAACAAATCATCCACTCAAAGACAGCCTGAAAGTAAGTTAGAATCCAAGAGAAAGGAGGCGTTCCCAAGTAGAGAAAGGGCTGTTGACAATGGAAGGAGGCATAGTGTTGATAGAAATGGGTCCAGCCAGGCCAGCGGAAGCAAATCTGCAAGCCAAAAGTTTCCGAGTAAGGGGCATATCACAAATAAGCCTTCTATGAAGGAAGTGGATGAACAATCTCTGAGGAAGGATCATTTAGCTCGAAAACAAATTTTGTCACCTAATGGTCGGCCACAGCCCTCACAAAGTCAGAGGACGCAATCAGCCTCGCATGGTCAGAGGCCACATCAGTCGTCACAGAGCCAGAGGCCACAGCAGTCATCACAGAGCCAGAGGCCACATCAGTCATCGCAGAGCCAGAGGCCAGTGCAGTCATCGCAGAGCCAGAGGCCAGTGCAGTCGTCGCAGAGCCAGAGGCCAGTGCAGTCGTCACAGAGCCAGAGGCCAGTGCAGTCGTCGCAGCGTGACAGACCACAGCAGTCATCTCAGAGTCAGAGACTGCAGCAATCAGTGCAGAGACAGAGACCACCACAATCTTCACAGTTGCAATCCTCGCAAAGCCAAAGACAGCTGCCACAAAGCCACAGGCCGCAGCAGCCGTTGCAACGGCAAAGGCCTCTTTCCTCTCAAGGTCATTATCCTGAGCAAAGAAGAGTCCAACCAAATGGATTAAGACCAGCAGAAAGGCAG CCATCTCGCCAAGTATCGGCCAACGGAATACGTGATGATCGTGCAAAGAAAAAGCAATTGGGGAAACGGAGATTTGATGATGAAATTGACGATGAGGAAGACCCCATGGCAATGATCAGGAATATGTTTAG GTATGACCCTAGTAAATATGCAGGCAGAGATGATGATGATAGTGACATGGAAGCAGATTTCGCTACTATTGAGATGGAAGAGAAAAGAAG TGCGAGGATTGCAAggcaggaggatgaagaggagctcCGCCGGATTGAGGAAGAAGAGAGGCGTgcggaggagaggaagaggcgAAAGGTTGGAAATGGCCGATAG